In one Nicotiana tomentosiformis chromosome 6, ASM39032v3, whole genome shotgun sequence genomic region, the following are encoded:
- the LOC138894381 gene encoding uncharacterized protein: MKSIWDELDALNTFSVCVCECECECGAKVKSLKAHQDERLMHLLMGLNGIFIGVRSNILLSSPLPSIGHVYSFVIQDEKQREIHAIPVYPWESASFIAINQSENFRKFNENMMQKTSFEFKKNARIYSYCKKPGHSIDKCYMIHGFPADFKFTRQKRFQGHSMKSPLEIGKEKRGFYILRSRHRAVVSKSSPKFRRVFIPRRNYVSNHGLHSCFSFSDSIVKEKLWYYRLGHMPLSSMKNVSSVSIS; this comes from the exons ATGAAGAGCATATGGGATGAACTAGATGCACTCAACACTTTTTCTGTTTGTGTTTGTGAGTGTGAGTGTGAGTGTGGGGCAAAAGTCAAGAGCTTGAAGGCACATCAAGATGAGAGACTAATGCATCTCCTAATGGGACTGAATGGCATATTTATTGGGGTAAGAAGCAACATTTTATTGTCATCACCTTTGCCTTCCATTGGACATGTATACTCCTTTGTGATTCAAGATGAGAAACAGAGGGAGATACATGCTATCCCTGTATACCCATGGGAATCTGCCTCATTCATTGCTATAAACCAATCAGAAAACTTCAGGAAGTTTAATGAAAACATGATGCAGAAAACAAGTTTTGAATTTAAGAAAAATGCAAGAATTTATTCCTATTGCAAGAAGCCTGGACATAGCATAGACAAGTGCTATATGATTCATGGGTTTCCAGCTGACTTCAAGTTCACAAGGCAGAAGAGGTTTCAG GGCCATTCAATGAAAAGCCCACTGGAGATTGGTAAAGAGAAAAGAGGCTTTTACATTCTCAGATCCAGACATAGAGCAGTAGTTTCTAAGAGTTCacctaagtttagaagagttttCATTCCAAGAAGGAATTATGTTTCCAATCATGGATTACATTCATGTTTTAGTTTTTCTGATTCAATtgtaaaggaaaagttgtggtacTACAGATTAGGTCATATGCCCCTTAGCAGTATGAAAAATGTTTCATCAGTTTCTATATCCTAG
- the LOC104088660 gene encoding histone H2B.2-like, whose product MAPKKRGGRPRTTVVTARKVVEETVSVVVTSPAGETETETQTLTQSQSQPTVEIFSSSTKESFDILTPPPSEEPIPKRTISVEDKSTPQRKKKEQERQPQELEEQRVQQQDEDETQPASEPEEMPTPPKMQEEKKAKKRKPEAAKKTTQAKGGTEEERKRKRKRKRAKVGGGVGPSEGYRRYVFRVMKQVHPDMGISSKAMTILNNLMGDMFERIAGEAATLSKYVGRATLASVDIQDAVKLVLPGELGKHAIAEGTKAVTTYVSSVGGGDKSKSKSKSKT is encoded by the coding sequence ATGGCTCCAAAGAAACGTGGAGGAAGGCCGCGCACGACGGTGGTCACCGCCAGGAAAGTGGTGGAAGAAACCGTCTCCGTCGTTGTAACGTCACCCGCCGGCGAAACTGAGACGGAGACTCAAACTCTAACTCAAAGCCAGAGTCAGCCCACTGTTgaaattttttcttcttctaccaAAGAATCATTTGATATTTTAACTCCGCCACCTTCAGAAGAACCAATACCTAAAAGAACCATTTCTGTTGAAGACAAGTCTACGCCACAACGTAAGAAAAAGGAGCAAGAAAGACAGCCTCAGGAATTAGAGGAACAGAGAGTGCAGCAGCAAGATGAAGACGAAACACAACCGGCTTCAGAGCCAGAAGAGATGCCAACACCTCCAAAAATGCAAGAGGAAAAAAAGGCCAAAAAAAGAAAACCCGAAGCTGCAAAGAAGACAACACAAGCTAAAGGCGGAACAGAGGAAGAGAGAAagaggaaaaggaaaaggaagagGGCGAAAGTGGGTGGGGGAGTGGGACCCAGTGAAGGGTACAGAAGGTATGTATTTAGGGTGATGAAGCAAGTTCACCCGGATATGGGAATTTCATCAAAAGCTATGACTATATTAAACAATCTGATGGGGGATATGTTCGAGAGAATCGCCGGTGAGGCGGCGACGCTGTCAAAGTATGTCGGGCGGGCGACGTTGGCGTCGGTGGATATTCAGGATGCGGTTAAGTTGGTGTTGCCGGGAGAACTAGGAAAGCATGCCATTGCTGAAGGGACAAAAGCTGTGACTACTTATGTGTCTAGTGTTGGTGGAGGAGATAAGTCCAAGTCCAAGTCCAAATCCAAGACCTAG